The DNA sequence GCTTATCGAGAAGAATGATGCCGCTAACTGCGCGGCGAACACGTTTTACCTGGGCCACGCGTTACTCTCCAACATCATCGCTGTGTTTGCGGTCTTCCGCGACAGCACGCTCGATCAGCGAGGCCAGCTCGACACCGCGACGGACGCTGGCGTCGTAGTTGAAGTGCAACTGCGGCACCGTGCGCAACTTCATCGCCTTGCCCAGCTGCATACGCAGAAATCCACTCGCTTCGTTGAGAATCCGAAGGCTGGATTTGACGGCGTCTTCATCGTCATCCTTGCCCATGACGGTGATGAATATCTTGGCATGGGACAGGTCACGACTGACCTCGACCCCGGTAATGGTTACCAAACCCAAACGCGGGTCCTTGACTTCACGCTGAATCAGCTGTGCCAGCTCGCGCTGCATCTGGTCGCCGATACGCTGGGTACGACTGTAATCTTTTGCCATCTTTCATACCTTCTTAAAAGCCGAAAGCTGGAAGCCCAAAGCCGGAAGCTGCACGAGCGGCTTCCGGCTTCTGACTTCCAGCTTCA is a window from the Pseudomonas sp. MTM4 genome containing:
- the rbfA gene encoding 30S ribosome-binding factor RbfA, producing MAKDYSRTQRIGDQMQRELAQLIQREVKDPRLGLVTITGVEVSRDLSHAKIFITVMGKDDDEDAVKSSLRILNEASGFLRMQLGKAMKLRTVPQLHFNYDASVRRGVELASLIERAVAEDRKHSDDVGE